ttgagtatcggagtAGCGGTTATAGGTGCCAATCACCtcactttttctttcttatagATTGATCAATCACGATATAGTTTTGTTTCAGCTATATGtaggaattaattaataatttttttataattttatagatGCTCTAAATGTATTTAGAAAAATTGAatgatcaattaataaatttttaaatatagagaaaaaaaaaattccattagCTTAAAAGAAGAAACCAGtagaatttctttcttttttcgacTCATACCAGCAGAATCTCTTTCGTTAATGAGAAACAAACAGGTTTTAATCAAACAGTAACGGCCGCTACTGAAATCACATTacataacttttattttaaatttgattattaaaaaataaaaattaaaaaaaatattccttCGAACCTTGAACCTAGTTTAGGTCAAGGGATCTTATAGGCTTTGCAAAATTCTTTTACACATCCAAAATTTCGTTCATACAGGGCTCTCTTTAGATTCTGTggaaaaaatagagaaatgactaattttattttaacaattaactactcagaatttatttttaaaactcattcaaagcgtcttcaattttataaaattaaaatttttaatttttctatcaaagtgttaattaatttattttaactttaaatatttatatcgttTAATCTTAACAAGTTCATTCTGAAGTggttaaaataaataagatgGGAATTATAACATGAAATAGttaaaagtttgattttataaaatatataaatactttaattaaatttttataaaagaattaaataataaattttaataaaactcaGAGAATTTATTCATATCTTTAACGTTCATATCCTGGAAATAAATtcacataataatttttaataaataaaggaGAATCTTACTCATTAAGAGTTAATTATCAAATACCAAATTTTGCATGCTAAAGATTATAAGATATTCCCAGCTACCACAACCACAGAGCAGGCAAtctttcatcttctttctttcattttcttggaaaaaaaaaagcttggAATGTTCCAACTTCCAAATCTAAGCAGGAAGAAAACCCTAATATCCAACACTAAGGAGACATTTGTTTTAGGGTTTTAAGTAATTAGATATGGCATCTGTGAGTCTCGTGCTTATGCTGTGTTTATATCTCTCTCAAGCAAATAGAGAAATCCTGGTTGGAGGGAAGCAAAGTGCATGGCAGATCCCATCTTCTTCAAATCACACCCTTAACCTTTGGGCAGAAAGAACCCGGTTCAAAGTTGGAGATGTTCTTGGTAATAATTCTCATTTCTTTAACAATTTATtgtgaaaaattatatatatatatgtatgaaaaataataaaatgcctTCACGTACAACTGTTTAAATAAAAAGCCCTGAAATATGCCAAAATTAATACACATTATTCTCACACTTGATGATTTTTGTTTTTCTAGTATGGAAATATGATCCCAAAGAAGAATCAGTGCTGCAAGTTACAAAGGAGGGGTATGATAAGTGCAACACATCAAGCCCAATCAAAGAACACAAAGATGGCAACACAAAGGTAGAGTTGGAGCATTCAGGACCATTCTACTTTATCAGTGGATCTCAAGGGAACTGTGAGAAAGGAGAGAAGCTCATTGTGGTTGTTCTTTCTGAGGATCATTGGCCTAAATCTCCACTTCTTCCACTAAGGCCAAGCAATCAAGCCTATGGCTTGAGGGATGGAGTCTTGCTTGCTTTGTTCATGAGCTTGGCtgcaatatttttcaatttgctTTTCATATGATAGAAATAAATTATGAGACTTTTGGGGATAATGATCAATTATTATGTGTTGGATCCAATTTATTATGtgtatttaaatttcaaataataaagtatGAATAGACATTTCCtccctaatttttttttccaaaaaaaattatGCATTTTAAACTTTGAAATAtcctataatatatttaaaccgTTCAGAAGCGTAATTAAAATGATATAGtaatcttaattaaaataatattgtaaTCTTAGTACAAAGATATAAGATGTATTCATAAGATTTAAATTATTGTCTAATTTTATTACTAGcagtaaaaaaaaatgatattaattatatacaatgtatagattttaaaattgaaactcactctctgttttttttatgtctaaacaatttttttaatttacattgATTAATAAATACTGTAAAATAATCGTGAAAAAATTGGATTgttttaattctattttaattaattgaggTTTAAAATAGTTTTATCATAATCATATTTGATATCAATCGAAAAGAGAGTTGTGTTGTGATCGGTTAAACttataagaaagaaaatatgaCGTGGTTGGCGCCTACGATAGTTACTTTGATATTCAAGTTAATAAACTGGAGAATAGGACAAATATAGAACTTGAGagtatgtatgtaagagaattGCATACCTTTATTTTTGGGATCGTctgcttttatattgtaagaggataaagttaaatataatatttcttgaTAATCCGACGATGATGTGGCTGGCTAATTGATAAGGGATCTTACCGGTTTAACTGGTCGGGAATCCTGTGATTACAGGCGTAACTGGAGTCTGCTGAATTGTGCCTGCTAatggtaactttatgtgaagactcgACCTCCTTAGAGGAGAGCGAGTCTTGATAAAGAACTAGGTATAATAGTGTCTAGATCTTCTTTCTCTTGGATGGGACCGCGCATCCGTTTATCAGACGCTTGTCACATGACTCTATTTTATGGTGATAGTTCATGGCTCACTTTAGGCAATTGTTGTGTTACATTAGAGGTCCCCCGTTGGTATTTGATTCTTCATATTTGAAGGTGATGGTTTGTTATCTCAATTTGAGATACGTGGCATGATAAGATTGGTCTTCCCTGCTTGTGTCGTTTTGTCTACTTCTACCCATAAATGATGATTACCTTATTTCTCGAGCCGTATTCAAAGTTAGCAAACTGCGCCATTGTATAAAAACCCTCCTTCTCTACTTTTGCTTTCAATTGATGTCTATGAAAGTCTTGACCGTTTCTTTTCTCCATTTTTACTCCCTCGTTTCAAGGTATTTCCTGtttgtttttccttttatatGAATGAATAGGAgtgctttttttcttcttcttcttcttgggcTACTGGTGGAAGTTCTGTCTCTAACTCTTCCTTCGACGGTCCCATTTCCACTTCTGTGGATAACCAGATCCATGCGGAGAATACCATCATGGTCTGCAAAGAGCAATTGAAGGCGGATCTTCATGAAGGTGTGAAAGTGACCAAGAAGCATATTGTTTAGCTCTGTGTATTAGCTGAGAACTGCAATTGATCTGGCTGTATTAAACTTATGAAGGGCTTTATGCTGGCCATAGTGTTAGCCTCTTTAATGGTTTTCAGTATCAATACTCTTGGGAAGGGGTTGGATTGTACAATATTGATTATTAGGGCCAGACCAGGAGAACGGCTGGAGAAATAGTTTCCTTCATAAGACTTTACCTGGACAGACGAAATCTTCCTAGAGGATGAGGTCAAGCAAGAGGAAGAGGGACAAGCTTAGGAAAATCCCACTGACCGAGTTTTGCTAATAATGTAAAAGATGTAGAAAACactgatgtaatagagacttgAGATGAGAAAACTGAAGACCTCTCTCTTCCCATGTGAtcttttataatgaaaaaatatgTGTTGCATATCTTGTCATTATTCTCACTAGGTGTTTGTATGTTCCGTATTTGTCATGTACCCTCGTTCAATCGTTGCCACTAAtgacttaaataattttttaacaatttgCTAAGGGACTATCTCCCAACCAATCCAAGAACTTGGTGATCACCATTTTTCGTCCAAAAAGGAACTAAGGCAGGTTCATTTAGCATGGCCTAACACCCGATCAGCggtcataaaataatttagagaATTTTTACAAAACAGGATCAATACCTGAACATGTGGCCTAGCAGACTCTCGCCTTCtgagcatgaaatgccttagagaaATTTTACAATATGGGACTTACATCTAGTCGCACGTCTTAAGGCTTGATCATAAGAATCACCTTGGCAACTTTGATTCTTTGACTGACACTTTCATCTTTTGGGAACTGGCACCCACAGGTTCGCCTGTCGATTGCTTGCCCGGTCGCCTAGCATAAGATACTTTATTTTGCAAGACTAACACC
This Manihot esculenta cultivar AM560-2 chromosome 6, M.esculenta_v8, whole genome shotgun sequence DNA region includes the following protein-coding sequences:
- the LOC110617821 gene encoding early nodulin-like protein 1: MASVSLVLMLCLYLSQANREILVGGKQSAWQIPSSSNHTLNLWAERTRFKVGDVLVWKYDPKEESVLQVTKEGYDKCNTSSPIKEHKDGNTKVELEHSGPFYFISGSQGNCEKGEKLIVVVLSEDHWPKSPLLPLRPSNQAYGLRDGECFFSSSSSWATGGSSVSNSSFDGPISTSVDNQIHAENTIMVCKEQLKADLHEGLYAGHSVSLFNGFQYQYSWEGVGLYNIDY